From a single Methanofollis sp. W23 genomic region:
- a CDS encoding pantoate kinase, with the protein MVRTAIAFCPGHISGYFRKVTGETPETTGSLGAGIVVEEGVRAVASAAARPEVAIRQVDDQGRTHSAFAGSPPIEYLMDELGVAARVETTCRLPIGSGFGLSAAALLSSAAALDALFEIGLGREGIAALAHQAEVVHNTGLGDVAACQGGGVVCREGPGTAARITRVMSDETVYALSFGPLPTPDVIGSPAQLAQVAEAFPSECPCDLAEFFAFSRAFAEKSGLVRPEVRAALDACDRAGVPASMTMLGLGVFAAGEDAGEVLAGFGDPLPLRVAREGFRFVEVHE; encoded by the coding sequence ATGGTCCGCACTGCGATAGCCTTCTGTCCAGGACACATCTCCGGATATTTCAGAAAGGTGACTGGGGAGACGCCTGAGACGACCGGAAGCCTTGGCGCCGGGATCGTCGTCGAGGAGGGGGTGCGCGCCGTGGCATCCGCGGCCGCCCGCCCTGAGGTCGCGATCAGGCAGGTCGACGATCAGGGCAGGACGCACTCCGCCTTTGCAGGCTCGCCGCCGATCGAGTATCTCATGGACGAACTCGGGGTCGCCGCCAGGGTGGAGACGACCTGCCGTCTCCCGATCGGATCGGGCTTCGGGCTCTCGGCGGCGGCGCTTCTCTCTTCGGCGGCGGCGCTCGACGCCCTCTTTGAGATCGGGCTTGGTCGAGAGGGAATCGCCGCCCTTGCCCACCAGGCCGAAGTGGTGCACAATACCGGGCTTGGCGATGTGGCGGCCTGCCAGGGCGGCGGCGTGGTCTGCCGCGAAGGCCCTGGGACCGCTGCCAGGATCACGAGGGTGATGTCCGACGAGACGGTCTACGCCCTCTCCTTTGGTCCGCTTCCGACGCCTGACGTGATCGGTTCTCCTGCGCAACTGGCGCAGGTGGCCGAGGCCTTCCCGTCCGAATGTCCCTGCGACCTTGCCGAGTTCTTCGCCTTCTCGCGTGCGTTCGCCGAGAAGAGCGGGCTGGTGAGGCCTGAGGTGCGTGCGGCCCTTGATGCCTGTGACCGCGCCGGGGTACCGGCAAGCATGACGATGCTCGGGCTCGGGGTCTTTGCGGCCGGCGAGGATGCCGGGGAGGTGCTCGCGGGGTTCGGCGACCCGCTCCCTCTCCGCGTGGCGCGAGAGGGGTTCAGGTTTGTGGAGGTGCATGAATGA
- a CDS encoding AAA family ATPase gives MLWSEKYRPTEFSEVLGQDEVVRVLSSFAESRNVPHLLLVGAPGTGKSVAVEALARGLYGAHWQENTTVLPTADLFEGGKKYFEAEERFAHIYRKDESVISNFKNVVRWYASIRPLDAEFRLLVFEGADTLTREAQQALRRTMERYSRTCRFVFLTSNQSAIIPAIASRCLPLAFVPLPDQVVRRRLEEVMAAEGVGADQVSSADLDLIVPVAGGDLRRALLLLQVCAGAEGGVDLAAASTSETETMAASVFEALAQKDLQGARQRAESMLIDYGLTGREVIRELAQAAERAYANPQTAVALADADLKVLRGGNEYVQINALLARISREVFF, from the coding sequence ATGCTCTGGAGTGAGAAATACCGGCCGACTGAGTTCTCTGAGGTTCTGGGGCAGGACGAGGTGGTGCGGGTTCTCTCCTCCTTTGCAGAGAGCAGAAATGTCCCGCACCTCCTTCTCGTCGGTGCCCCTGGCACCGGCAAGAGTGTGGCAGTCGAGGCGCTGGCACGAGGACTCTACGGCGCCCACTGGCAGGAGAACACCACCGTCCTCCCGACTGCCGACCTCTTCGAGGGGGGGAAGAAATATTTTGAGGCTGAAGAACGGTTTGCACACATCTACCGGAAGGACGAGAGCGTGATCTCGAACTTCAAGAATGTGGTCAGGTGGTATGCCTCGATCCGTCCGCTCGACGCCGAGTTCAGACTCCTGGTCTTCGAGGGTGCGGACACCCTCACCCGCGAGGCGCAGCAGGCCCTCCGCAGGACGATGGAGCGCTACTCGCGTACATGCCGGTTTGTCTTCCTCACCTCCAACCAGAGTGCGATAATCCCGGCGATCGCCTCGCGGTGCCTTCCTCTCGCCTTTGTTCCCCTCCCTGACCAGGTGGTGAGGCGGCGGCTCGAAGAGGTGATGGCGGCCGAGGGTGTCGGTGCCGACCAGGTGTCGTCGGCCGACCTCGATCTCATTGTCCCGGTGGCAGGCGGCGACCTCCGCAGGGCGCTCCTTCTCCTCCAGGTCTGTGCCGGGGCCGAAGGGGGGGTCGACCTTGCGGCGGCGTCCACCTCTGAGACCGAGACCATGGCCGCCTCGGTCTTCGAGGCCCTGGCACAGAAGGACCTCCAGGGCGCCAGGCAACGGGCCGAGTCCATGCTCATCGACTATGGCCTGACCGGGCGTGAGGTGATCAGGGAACTGGCGCAGGCGGCTGAACGGGCCTATGCCAACCCGCAGACCGCCGTCGCCCTGGCCGATGCCGACCTCAAGGTCCTGAGAGGCGGGAACGAATATGTCCAGATCAATGCCCTGCTGGCAAGGATCAGCAGGGAGGTGTTTTTTTGA
- the groES gene encoding co-chaperone GroES produces MAKIQPIGERVLIRQKKSEGKTASGIYLPDSAREKRNEGTIIAVGTYEDGRALPVKAGDHVIYGGYSSEEIEIDGEKCLFVDWKDVLAKVEEE; encoded by the coding sequence ATGGCAAAAATCCAGCCAATCGGAGAGAGAGTACTGATCAGACAGAAGAAATCAGAGGGAAAAACCGCGTCCGGGATCTACCTCCCTGACTCGGCGCGCGAGAAGCGCAACGAAGGGACCATCATCGCCGTCGGCACCTACGAGGACGGGAGGGCGCTCCCGGTGAAGGCGGGCGACCATGTCATCTATGGAGGATACTCATCTGAAGAGATCGAGATCGACGGTGAGAAGTGCCTCTTTGTCGACTGGAAGGATGTCCTTGCAAAGGTAGAGGAGGAGTGA
- a CDS encoding helix-turn-helix transcriptional regulator, producing MIEQRISLNTIERPQGSGVDEHLAWFCESLGLTNGRDLENIAQQVVLEVLAEIAAERGVASETLAGHLEITPGRVNHHVRNLTLAGLLYRKKKLIYLRGGSLTAAVEEMRKDADRIFDDLQEVAEVLDGAMGIRRG from the coding sequence ATGATCGAACAGCGTATCTCCCTCAACACCATTGAGCGGCCGCAAGGGAGCGGGGTCGATGAACATCTTGCCTGGTTCTGCGAGAGCCTTGGACTGACGAACGGCCGCGACCTGGAAAATATCGCCCAGCAGGTCGTCCTCGAAGTCCTCGCCGAAATTGCCGCCGAGCGGGGCGTCGCCTCAGAGACCCTTGCCGGGCACCTGGAGATCACCCCGGGGCGGGTGAACCATCATGTCAGAAACCTCACGCTCGCCGGACTGTTGTATCGAAAAAAGAAACTCATCTACCTGCGCGGCGGAAGCCTCACCGCCGCCGTCGAGGAGATGAGAAAAGACGCCGACCGGATCTTTGACGACCTGCAGGAGGTGGCGGAGGTACTGGATGGAGCGATGGGGATCAGGCGGGGGTAG
- a CDS encoding 60S ribosomal export protein NMD3 — translation MEILRSVCPRCGKPSAGLCNECRAAEVEWLKCEPRVESIYCPVCGSQRHGKTWTDTLVDHETLVHEIAYSALTLHPDLRGAEIAMTFKDPSPNRTFVDLTVTGTLYGVEVTGSCQVKIVWIKEQCDRCNRISGGYYEGIIQVRAVDRRPSDREMDQAARIAEETEDGLQEAGERLSFVSSIEEMKDGLDIVVGSQHIGHIVASTLCSTLGGKLSTHPKLVGEKDGKRLYRVTYLVRLPRFQIGDVVVVRGGYVEVRGTGHGRLQVYDLGDASAHFVSEDEVERFVGNVGDAQNALVTYHDGDVIGILDPKTQGPVECRAVPWLEVEDGGTIRVLRDDETERFVLVG, via the coding sequence ATGGAAATTCTCAGGAGCGTCTGCCCACGCTGCGGCAAACCCTCGGCCGGGCTCTGCAACGAGTGCCGGGCGGCGGAGGTCGAGTGGCTGAAGTGCGAACCCAGGGTGGAGAGCATCTACTGCCCGGTCTGCGGATCCCAGAGGCATGGCAAGACCTGGACCGACACCCTGGTCGACCACGAGACCCTGGTCCATGAGATCGCCTACTCGGCCCTCACCCTCCACCCTGATCTGCGGGGTGCCGAGATTGCGATGACCTTCAAGGACCCGAGTCCGAACCGGACCTTTGTCGATCTGACCGTCACCGGGACTCTTTATGGGGTCGAGGTGACCGGGTCCTGCCAGGTCAAGATCGTCTGGATTAAAGAGCAGTGCGACCGGTGCAACCGGATCAGCGGCGGGTATTACGAGGGGATCATCCAGGTGCGGGCCGTGGACCGTCGCCCCTCTGACCGCGAGATGGACCAGGCGGCGCGGATCGCCGAAGAGACCGAAGACGGGCTTCAGGAGGCAGGCGAACGCCTCTCCTTTGTCTCAAGTATCGAGGAGATGAAGGACGGCCTCGACATCGTTGTCGGGTCCCAGCACATCGGGCATATAGTCGCCTCGACACTCTGTTCGACCCTTGGCGGAAAACTCTCCACCCACCCCAAACTGGTCGGCGAGAAGGACGGCAAGCGCCTGTACCGGGTCACCTATCTGGTCCGTCTCCCGAGATTCCAGATCGGCGACGTCGTCGTCGTCCGCGGCGGATACGTGGAAGTGCGTGGCACCGGGCACGGCCGTCTCCAGGTCTACGACCTCGGGGATGCGTCGGCACATTTTGTCTCCGAGGACGAGGTCGAACGCTTTGTCGGGAATGTCGGCGACGCCCAGAACGCCCTGGTCACCTACCATGACGGCGACGTCATCGGGATCCTCGACCCAAAGACCCAGGGACCGGTCGAGTGCCGGGCGGTCCCCTGGCTCGAGGTCGAGGACGGGGGAACGATCCGGGTGCTGAGAGACGACGAGACCGAACGTTTTGTCCTTGTCGGGTGA
- a CDS encoding TatD family hydrolase: MKLPETPITDDHIHFDPVHGRGVEAAKDFKRAGGTHVFMVALPAYSVGVCPRKGDDYRAAFDETLRVAGMVREVGVTVFPILGVHPIEVLKYAEQIGLAASVDLACAGLDVAAEYIEEGKAVALKSGRPHFPVEPDIAAASEEVLVHALALGADLGCAVQLHAESGPCADIVDLAKKVGMDPGRVVKHYATPDTPLMPSFLAKQEGLAEMARAGRRFTMETDYMDDNTRPGAVLGPKSVPRVTRKMLESGAITEDDAWQIHARTPSAVYGVEITL; encoded by the coding sequence ATGAAGTTGCCTGAGACCCCGATCACCGACGACCACATCCACTTCGATCCCGTCCATGGCCGCGGGGTGGAGGCGGCGAAAGATTTCAAGCGTGCCGGCGGGACGCACGTCTTCATGGTCGCCCTCCCGGCCTACTCAGTCGGGGTCTGCCCGCGGAAAGGGGACGACTATAGGGCGGCCTTCGACGAGACCCTGCGGGTTGCCGGGATGGTCCGCGAGGTAGGCGTCACGGTCTTTCCTATCCTCGGCGTCCACCCCATCGAAGTCCTGAAATATGCCGAGCAGATCGGGCTTGCCGCCTCAGTCGACCTCGCCTGCGCCGGGCTCGACGTGGCGGCCGAGTATATCGAGGAAGGGAAAGCCGTCGCCCTCAAGAGCGGGCGCCCCCACTTCCCGGTGGAGCCCGACATCGCCGCCGCCTCAGAAGAGGTGCTCGTCCATGCCCTCGCACTCGGCGCCGACCTCGGGTGTGCGGTGCAACTCCATGCCGAGAGCGGGCCGTGCGCCGACATCGTCGACCTTGCAAAAAAAGTCGGGATGGACCCAGGCCGCGTCGTCAAACACTACGCCACCCCAGACACCCCGCTCATGCCCTCCTTCCTTGCCAAACAGGAAGGCCTCGCCGAGATGGCCAGGGCCGGGCGGCGGTTCACCATGGAGACCGACTACATGGACGACAACACCCGCCCCGGTGCGGTGCTCGGCCCCAAGTCGGTCCCGAGAGTCACCCGCAAGATGCTCGAGTCTGGTGCGATCACCGAAGACGACGCCTGGCAGATCCATGCCCGCACGCCGTCTGCGGTCTATGGCGTCGAAATAACTCTCTGA
- the coaBC gene encoding bifunctional phosphopantothenoylcysteine decarboxylase/phosphopantothenate--cysteine ligase CoaBC translates to MSDDRRLSGKTVVLAVTGSIAAVETVKLAHELRRRGAEVQAVMSGAACGIVHPDALTYATGRETITRCTGMVEHVVYCGEGGCADLLLVAPCTANTIGKIAVGVDDTPVTTFATTALGRGMPVVVVPAMHESMYRHPGVVENLEKLRTWGIDVVPPRIEEEKAKIAGIEEIVLHVERALSGRPLAGKRVVVTSGACAEPVDDVRVLTTRSTGRMGRALALEAFRLGAGVTVVHAGPAVPCVENVHVETAAEMMEAALSAVREGADYYLSAAAISDFAPVRSVGKIPSGAPVPLTLRPLPKVLDAVLRDFKGTAVAFKLGWAEEARAEEMIRMMGVRMVVMNTPPAMGATGGEFEILTAEGKMQVSGTKEEVAEAIWSALR, encoded by the coding sequence ATGAGTGATGACAGAAGGTTGAGCGGAAAGACGGTGGTCCTGGCGGTCACCGGGAGCATCGCCGCCGTCGAGACGGTGAAACTCGCCCACGAACTCAGGCGCCGCGGTGCGGAGGTGCAGGCGGTGATGAGCGGGGCGGCGTGCGGGATCGTCCACCCTGACGCCCTCACCTATGCCACCGGGCGGGAGACGATCACGAGGTGCACCGGGATGGTGGAGCATGTGGTCTACTGTGGGGAAGGGGGGTGTGCCGACCTTCTCCTCGTCGCCCCGTGCACGGCAAACACGATCGGCAAGATCGCCGTCGGGGTCGACGATACTCCGGTGACCACCTTCGCGACGACGGCCCTGGGCCGCGGGATGCCGGTGGTGGTCGTGCCGGCGATGCATGAGAGCATGTACCGCCACCCCGGCGTGGTGGAGAACCTTGAGAAACTCCGCACCTGGGGGATCGATGTGGTCCCGCCGAGGATTGAGGAGGAGAAGGCGAAGATCGCGGGCATTGAGGAGATCGTCCTCCATGTCGAGCGTGCCCTCTCTGGCAGACCGCTTGCAGGGAAACGAGTGGTCGTCACGAGCGGCGCCTGTGCCGAACCGGTCGACGACGTGCGGGTGCTCACCACCAGGTCGACCGGGCGGATGGGCCGGGCGCTTGCCCTGGAAGCATTCAGGCTCGGGGCCGGGGTGACGGTGGTCCATGCAGGGCCTGCGGTGCCGTGCGTGGAGAATGTCCATGTGGAGACGGCCGCCGAGATGATGGAGGCCGCCCTCTCGGCGGTGCGTGAAGGCGCCGACTATTATCTCTCGGCGGCGGCGATCTCAGATTTCGCCCCGGTGCGTTCAGTAGGCAAGATCCCGAGCGGGGCGCCGGTGCCTCTCACTCTCCGCCCCCTCCCCAAGGTGCTCGACGCCGTGCTCCGAGACTTCAAGGGGACGGCGGTCGCCTTCAAACTCGGGTGGGCCGAGGAGGCACGGGCAGAGGAGATGATCAGGATGATGGGAGTGAGGATGGTGGTGATGAATACCCCGCCTGCGATGGGGGCGACAGGCGGAGAGTTTGAGATCCTGACGGCCGAAGGGAAGATGCAGGTCTCAGGGACCAAAGAGGAGGTTGCAGAGGCGATATGGTCCGCACTGCGATAG
- a CDS encoding 4-phosphopantoate--beta-alanine ligase: MTEIPEDHPRYAALMVRDRLTKAMWAKIVAPEGLIAQGRGEAYDYLLGEQTTGSAARAERAAAAMLLSAEHPVISVNGNTAALCAHQLAALQEASGAAVEVNLFHRTEERMAKITALLEEHGVEVLAGTPERLIPLSHERALCLPDGIGRADLVLVPLEDGDRCEALRQMGKSVITIDLNPLSRTAQTATLAVIDEVTRAVPAVTAACRTLSQEEARALAVGVDNTVFLKEALVTMARHLEEMADALE; encoded by the coding sequence ATGACAGAAATTCCAGAAGACCACCCGCGGTATGCGGCGTTGATGGTCCGTGACCGCCTGACAAAGGCGATGTGGGCAAAGATCGTCGCCCCCGAGGGGCTGATCGCCCAGGGGCGGGGGGAGGCCTATGACTATCTTCTTGGTGAGCAGACAACCGGGAGCGCCGCAAGGGCCGAGAGGGCCGCGGCGGCGATGCTCCTCTCGGCCGAGCACCCGGTTATCTCGGTGAACGGGAACACGGCGGCCCTCTGCGCTCATCAACTTGCCGCTCTCCAGGAGGCGAGCGGGGCGGCGGTGGAGGTGAACCTCTTCCACCGGACTGAGGAGCGGATGGCCAAGATCACCGCACTCCTGGAGGAGCACGGAGTCGAGGTGCTCGCCGGGACGCCCGAGCGATTGATCCCGCTCTCCCATGAGCGGGCGCTCTGCCTCCCTGACGGGATCGGGAGGGCCGACCTGGTCCTGGTCCCGCTGGAGGACGGCGACCGGTGCGAGGCCCTGCGACAGATGGGGAAGAGCGTGATCACCATCGACCTCAACCCTCTTTCCAGAACGGCGCAGACCGCGACGCTGGCGGTCATCGACGAGGTGACCCGGGCGGTCCCGGCGGTCACGGCGGCGTGCCGCACGCTCTCTCAGGAGGAAGCACGGGCACTCGCCGTCGGGGTGGACAACACGGTCTTCCTTAAAGAGGCGCTCGTGACGATGGCCAGACACCTGGAGGAGATGGCCGATGCTCTGGAGTGA
- a CDS encoding dihydroneopterin aldolase family protein has protein sequence MSSDREQATFEAGIKLGALYHQWVGTPISRATAASVETAIEQAVGLQPYVEEIHVSLDREMMTANPFGYSELAGAMFSVEITTQVGTARCVADLHFTGEYPLMSIRSIDEVA, from the coding sequence ATGAGCAGTGACCGTGAACAGGCGACCTTCGAGGCCGGGATCAAACTCGGCGCCCTGTACCACCAGTGGGTCGGGACGCCGATCTCCCGTGCGACGGCCGCAAGCGTGGAGACCGCGATCGAACAGGCCGTCGGGCTCCAGCCGTACGTCGAGGAGATCCATGTCAGCCTGGACCGTGAGATGATGACCGCCAACCCCTTCGGCTACTCCGAACTGGCCGGGGCGATGTTCTCGGTGGAGATCACCACACAGGTCGGGACGGCACGGTGCGTCGCTGACCTCCACTTCACCGGCGAGTATCCTCTCATGAGCATCAGGTCCATCGATGAAGTTGCCTGA
- the groL gene encoding chaperonin GroEL (60 kDa chaperone family; promotes refolding of misfolded polypeptides especially under stressful conditions; forms two stacked rings of heptamers to form a barrel-shaped 14mer; ends can be capped by GroES; misfolded proteins enter the barrel where they are refolded when GroES binds), protein MSAKQIMFNEAARQALLAGVDKVANTVKITLGPKGRNVVLDRGSKPLVTNDGVTIAKEIELSDKFENMGAKLVREVASRTQDNTGDGTTTATLLAQAMLAEGMKNIAAGANPIEVKHGIDRAVGLVVDRLKEQSIPVQEKEKIVQVATVSANNDEETGRLIADAMEKVGYNGVISVENAKTMETSLKVEEGMQFERGYLSPYMVTDPERQVCEYEDPSVLITDRKISTVKQIVPALEMAASEGKPLLIIADDVDGDAQAALVLNVIRGALKVCAVKAPGFGDEKKAMLDDIAVLTGATVVSEERGYKLEEVSEAMLGHARNVKVDHDKTVIVGGKGQKSAIDERVALIESQIKITDSEYKKKNLKKRLAKLGGGVAVIRVGAATETEQKEKKMRIDDALNATKAAVEEGVVAGGGVTLFRAQSALEDVEFEGDEQVGLLIVRRALEEPMRQIAENAGLEGAEVVARVKADADAQTGYNAKTGVFEDLAAAGVLDPTKVVRSGLQNAASIAGMLLTTEAAVTDFDVEKDEKTQAIII, encoded by the coding sequence ATGAGTGCCAAGCAGATTATGTTCAATGAAGCGGCCCGCCAGGCCCTGCTCGCCGGGGTGGACAAGGTCGCCAACACCGTCAAGATCACCCTCGGTCCCAAGGGGCGGAATGTCGTCCTGGACCGCGGGTCAAAACCGCTCGTCACCAACGACGGCGTGACCATCGCCAAGGAGATCGAACTTTCCGACAAGTTCGAGAATATGGGAGCCAAGCTTGTCAGGGAAGTGGCCTCCAGAACCCAGGACAACACCGGCGACGGCACCACCACCGCGACCCTCCTTGCCCAGGCGATGCTCGCCGAAGGGATGAAGAACATCGCCGCCGGCGCCAACCCGATCGAAGTGAAGCACGGCATCGACCGCGCCGTCGGCCTGGTCGTGGACCGCCTCAAGGAGCAGAGTATCCCGGTCCAGGAGAAGGAGAAGATCGTTCAGGTCGCCACTGTCTCTGCCAACAACGACGAAGAGACCGGGCGGCTCATCGCCGACGCCATGGAGAAGGTCGGCTACAATGGGGTCATCTCGGTCGAGAACGCCAAGACCATGGAGACCTCTCTCAAGGTCGAGGAAGGGATGCAGTTCGAGCGCGGTTACCTCTCCCCGTACATGGTCACCGACCCTGAGCGCCAGGTCTGCGAGTACGAGGATCCCTCGGTCCTTATCACCGACCGCAAGATCTCGACAGTGAAGCAGATCGTCCCGGCCCTTGAGATGGCGGCCTCTGAGGGCAAGCCCCTCCTGATCATCGCGGATGACGTGGACGGCGACGCCCAGGCGGCGCTGGTCCTCAACGTGATCAGGGGTGCGCTGAAAGTCTGTGCGGTCAAGGCGCCCGGGTTTGGCGATGAGAAGAAGGCGATGCTCGACGACATCGCGGTGCTCACCGGCGCCACGGTCGTCTCTGAGGAGCGCGGTTACAAACTCGAAGAGGTTAGCGAGGCGATGCTCGGCCATGCCAGGAATGTGAAGGTCGACCATGACAAGACCGTCATCGTCGGCGGCAAGGGCCAGAAGTCTGCCATCGATGAGCGGGTTGCACTCATCGAGTCTCAGATCAAGATCACCGACTCAGAGTACAAGAAGAAGAACCTCAAGAAGCGTCTCGCCAAACTCGGCGGCGGCGTGGCGGTGATCCGGGTCGGTGCGGCAACCGAGACCGAGCAGAAAGAGAAGAAGATGCGGATCGACGATGCCCTCAATGCCACCAAGGCGGCGGTCGAGGAGGGCGTGGTCGCCGGCGGCGGGGTCACCCTCTTCAGGGCGCAGTCCGCACTCGAAGATGTCGAGTTCGAGGGCGACGAGCAGGTCGGGCTCCTGATCGTCAGGCGCGCCCTCGAAGAACCGATGCGCCAGATCGCGGAGAACGCCGGGCTGGAAGGCGCCGAGGTCGTCGCACGGGTGAAGGCCGACGCCGATGCGCAGACCGGGTACAATGCCAAGACCGGGGTCTTTGAAGACCTTGCCGCGGCGGGGGTTCTCGACCCGACCAAGGTGGTCAGAAGCGGGCTCCAGAACGCCGCCTCCATCGCCGGGATGCTCCTCACTACCGAAGCGGCGGTCACCGACTTCGATGTGGAGAAGGACGAGAAGACCCAGGCGATCATCATCTGA
- a CDS encoding winged helix-turn-helix transcriptional regulator, producing the protein MHRDTITIFVLILVLLLVWSPATAKIVVEPISPEICTDVAFIDDEEIVPIWHLTPEKIVMCFALIYCPLLACPIELFYSIGIWTYLGYRRVSRHRPFDNQNRWQIFSCIGKNPGISATEIATAIGVSRGTVHYHLTHLQDRSLIHKIVKGKAVGYFAYTDRLDTDEEQILLHFKNTTKKNLLSVLRKTPGISQSEVAEAVEVSRPTVSWHMERLINDGLVEAKKAKGRVRYRLTHDALELLDKERGGGGKEEEKMDPRSATA; encoded by the coding sequence ATGCATCGAGATACCATCACTATTTTTGTACTCATCCTGGTACTGCTGCTCGTCTGGAGCCCAGCAACGGCAAAAATCGTCGTTGAACCTATATCTCCAGAGATTTGCACTGACGTAGCATTCATTGATGACGAGGAGATCGTCCCGATCTGGCACCTCACCCCTGAAAAAATTGTCATGTGCTTCGCCCTCATCTACTGCCCCCTCCTTGCCTGCCCCATAGAACTCTTCTACTCGATCGGCATCTGGACCTACCTTGGCTACCGTCGTGTCTCGCGTCACCGCCCCTTCGACAATCAAAACCGGTGGCAGATCTTTTCGTGCATCGGGAAGAATCCTGGCATCTCTGCGACCGAGATCGCCACCGCAATCGGGGTCAGCCGCGGCACCGTGCACTACCACCTCACCCACCTACAGGACAGGAGTCTCATCCACAAAATCGTCAAGGGAAAAGCTGTTGGCTACTTTGCATACACCGACAGACTCGACACCGACGAAGAGCAGATCCTCCTGCACTTCAAAAACACGACCAAAAAGAATCTGCTCTCAGTCCTGAGGAAGACTCCCGGGATCTCCCAGTCAGAAGTTGCAGAGGCCGTCGAGGTCTCAAGGCCGACCGTCAGCTGGCATATGGAGCGTCTCATCAACGATGGACTCGTCGAAGCAAAAAAAGCAAAGGGAAGAGTGCGATACCGCCTCACCCATGACGCCCTCGAACTGCTCGACAAAGAAAGAGGGGGAGGAGGAAAGGAAGAGGAAAAAATGGATCCCAGGTCGGCCACGGCCTGA
- a CDS encoding DUF424 family protein: MYLKVHHTREGAVVAVCDRDLLNTTLSHGDVEITVTESFYGSTPVTEEEVRAALRGACNANLIGEQAVAIAVEMGLISEEGCMKIGRIPHAVIFSV, encoded by the coding sequence ATGTACCTCAAGGTCCACCATACCAGGGAGGGTGCCGTGGTGGCAGTCTGCGACAGAGACCTGCTCAACACCACCCTCAGCCACGGTGATGTCGAGATCACCGTCACCGAGTCCTTTTACGGCTCCACGCCTGTGACCGAAGAGGAGGTGCGGGCCGCCCTGCGGGGTGCCTGCAATGCCAACCTCATCGGTGAGCAGGCGGTCGCGATCGCGGTCGAGATGGGACTGATCTCAGAAGAAGGATGTATGAAGATCGGCAGGATCCCGCACGCCGTCATCTTCTCGGTGTGA
- a CDS encoding methyltransferase translates to MRVRKVSRDDLAAAMREGWADRSRRPYVEGEWGYVPVREGYQADLDLPERRPYRGRAFQMIGDTAVLHGPRPTEEEVAAVVAWRRPVCVLYLAGIDGIRRLPQTEVLYGEPHLVCHHENGFRYWLNPAEVMFAQGNLDERRLMGRTVAPGERVADMFAGIGYFTVPMASAGAEVHAMEINPVSFGYLKRNITENNIEARVRPEHGDCRDLLDGVYDRVVMGHFDAPGFFAAALAHARAGTVIHLHALGDAAAAAEAAAKGAGFTAAVTTRKVKKYGPHIWHVVHDVVLS, encoded by the coding sequence ATGCGGGTACGGAAGGTCTCCAGGGACGACCTCGCCGCAGCGATGCGCGAGGGGTGGGCAGACCGGTCCCGCCGCCCCTATGTCGAGGGGGAGTGGGGCTATGTCCCGGTGCGTGAAGGGTATCAGGCAGACCTCGACCTCCCTGAGCGTCGGCCGTACCGGGGCCGGGCCTTCCAGATGATCGGGGACACCGCGGTCCTCCATGGCCCCCGCCCCACCGAGGAAGAAGTGGCGGCGGTCGTGGCATGGCGCCGCCCGGTCTGCGTGCTCTACCTTGCCGGGATCGACGGGATCCGCCGTCTCCCCCAGACCGAGGTGCTCTATGGCGAGCCCCACCTGGTCTGCCACCATGAGAACGGGTTTCGCTACTGGCTCAACCCGGCAGAGGTGATGTTTGCCCAGGGCAACCTGGATGAGCGGCGGCTGATGGGCCGGACGGTCGCCCCTGGCGAGCGGGTGGCAGATATGTTTGCCGGGATCGGCTACTTCACGGTCCCGATGGCGTCTGCGGGGGCTGAAGTGCATGCGATGGAGATCAACCCGGTCTCTTTTGGGTACCTCAAGAGAAATATCACTGAGAATAACATTGAAGCGCGGGTGCGCCCAGAGCACGGCGACTGTCGCGACCTCCTCGACGGGGTCTACGACCGGGTGGTGATGGGCCACTTCGACGCCCCCGGGTTCTTCGCCGCGGCCCTTGCCCATGCCAGGGCCGGGACGGTCATCCACCTCCACGCCCTCGGGGACGCCGCGGCGGCGGCCGAGGCGGCGGCAAAGGGTGCCGGGTTTACTGCGGCGGTCACAACCCGCAAAGTAAAGAAATATGGCCCGCATATATGGCATGTCGTACATGACGTGGTGCTCTCATGA